The following are encoded in a window of Candidatus Zixiibacteriota bacterium genomic DNA:
- a CDS encoding GNAT family N-acetyltransferase, which translates to MIEYLDSPHDLRPEQLTGFFVGWPKPPSTDTHLKILKQSSFVVMAQDTETGRIVGFINAVSDRVLSAYIPLLEVLPEFQGRGIGGHLVKRLMAQLDGLYMIDLVCNEDLIPFYEKFGLKSSGAMQVVSMIRRDFDHQDGRR; encoded by the coding sequence ATGATAGAGTATCTAGATTCGCCACACGATCTCAGGCCGGAACAATTGACTGGCTTCTTTGTGGGCTGGCCAAAACCTCCGTCGACCGATACCCACTTGAAGATTCTAAAGCAGAGTAGTTTTGTCGTTATGGCTCAGGATACGGAAACCGGCCGCATAGTCGGGTTTATCAATGCCGTTTCCGATCGTGTTCTCAGCGCTTACATTCCGCTTTTGGAAGTGCTGCCGGAGTTTCAGGGGCGGGGAATTGGCGGCCATTTGGTGAAGAGGCTGATGGCGCAGTTGGATGGTCTCTACATGATCGATCTCGTTTGCAATGAAGACCTGATTCCGTTTTATGAAAAGTTCGGGCTTAAGTCGTCGGGCGCGATGCAAGTAGTATCGATGATAAGGCGTGATTTTGACCATCAGGACGGCCGGCGATAG